One segment of Patulibacter sp. SYSU D01012 DNA contains the following:
- a CDS encoding PQQ-dependent sugar dehydrogenase, translating to MALPHVHRPSAEVRTRTGPCRACAPLAAVLAGLALTLPAAAGAVPVGPPVPVATGLNVPWEIAPAPDGRTFVVERGGTIRVIDAAGALQAEPVLRAADVAGDVRKFLGLALHPDFARNGLAYLYVSRAEDRDGSGPENGTNGVWRLRSAGGRFVVDRRVFSGIGSDGNHDGGRMVFGPDGALYVTTGDIHQPSRPRDLGSLNGKVLRFSAPGTETELGVPADNPFAGRGDAGRYVWSLGHRHPQGLAFDAAGRLWETEHGPTGEQHGPQYPGGNGQSGRDELNLIVRGGDYGWPTVSGPGAAPGTIAPVAVAGDRPPWAPGDVAVGGDGSLYAPFLAGTQLHRFDVRAGAVFDQGTHLADLGRLRVAVAVGRDLLVAQDGAGATIYRVPLSAPTPGGSDAADPLPDPLATTPPPGQQPLPTPATAATARTRVRALAVRLRRAAARLGRRRLEQGSFVATSATGLPAGRLTVELRLGTSRGRVLGATRLRIRAGADRRVRVRPTRAGRALLRRTASRRLVVRLAHRPAAGRTIVSASGARLARRTRR from the coding sequence ATGGCGCTCCCCCACGTCCACCGTCCGTCCGCCGAGGTCCGCACCCGGACCGGCCCGTGCCGCGCGTGCGCGCCGCTCGCCGCGGTGCTCGCGGGCCTGGCCCTGACGCTGCCGGCCGCCGCCGGCGCCGTGCCCGTCGGGCCGCCCGTGCCCGTGGCGACGGGGCTGAACGTGCCGTGGGAGATCGCCCCCGCCCCCGACGGCCGCACCTTCGTCGTCGAGCGGGGCGGGACGATCCGCGTCATCGACGCCGCGGGGGCGCTGCAGGCCGAACCCGTGCTGCGCGCGGCCGACGTCGCGGGCGACGTGCGCAAGTTCCTCGGCCTGGCGCTGCACCCCGACTTCGCCCGCAACGGGCTGGCCTACCTGTACGTCTCGCGTGCGGAGGACCGCGACGGGAGCGGGCCCGAGAACGGGACGAACGGCGTCTGGCGGCTGCGCTCCGCGGGCGGGCGGTTCGTGGTCGACCGTCGGGTGTTCTCCGGCATCGGGTCCGACGGCAACCACGACGGCGGCCGGATGGTCTTCGGTCCCGACGGCGCGCTGTACGTCACCACCGGCGACATCCACCAGCCGTCCCGGCCGCGGGACCTCGGGTCGCTCAACGGCAAGGTGCTGCGCTTCTCGGCGCCCGGCACCGAGACGGAGCTCGGCGTGCCGGCCGACAACCCGTTCGCGGGCCGCGGCGACGCCGGCCGCTACGTGTGGTCGCTCGGGCACCGCCACCCGCAGGGGCTCGCGTTCGACGCCGCCGGCCGGTTGTGGGAGACCGAGCACGGCCCCACGGGCGAGCAGCACGGGCCGCAGTACCCGGGCGGGAACGGGCAGTCCGGGCGGGACGAGCTGAACCTGATCGTGCGCGGCGGCGACTACGGCTGGCCGACCGTGTCGGGGCCGGGCGCGGCGCCCGGGACGATCGCCCCCGTGGCCGTCGCCGGGGACCGCCCGCCGTGGGCGCCGGGCGACGTGGCGGTCGGCGGCGACGGCTCGCTCTACGCGCCGTTCCTCGCCGGTACCCAGCTGCACCGCTTCGACGTGCGGGCCGGCGCGGTGTTCGACCAGGGCACGCACCTGGCGGACCTGGGCCGCCTGCGCGTGGCCGTGGCGGTGGGTCGCGACCTGCTCGTCGCCCAGGACGGGGCGGGCGCGACGATCTACCGGGTGCCGCTCAGCGCCCCGACGCCGGGCGGCAGCGACGCCGCCGACCCGCTGCCGGATCCCCTCGCGACGACGCCGCCGCCGGGGCAGCAGCCCCTTCCCACGCCCGCGACCGCCGCGACCGCGCGGACCCGCGTCCGTGCGCTCGCCGTCCGTCTGCGCCGCGCCGCCGCCCGGCTCGGCCGGCGACGGCTCGAGCAGGGCAGCTTCGTCGCGACGAGCGCGACGGGCCTGCCGGCCGGCCGCCTGACGGTCGAGCTGCGGCTGGGGACGTCGCGTGGCCGCGTCCTGGGCGCGACCCGCCTGCGGATCCGCGCGGGCGCCGACCGCCGCGTGCGCGTGCGCCCCACCCGGGCCGGCCGGGCGCTGCTGCGCCGGACCGCGAGCCGCCGCCTGGTCGTCCGGCTGGCGCACCGCCCCGCCGCCGGCCGCACGATCGTGAGCGCGTCCGGCGCGCGCCTGGCGCGGCGCACGCGGCGCTGA
- a CDS encoding NADPH:quinone oxidoreductase family protein, with the protein MKALQITELTGPATALQAVELPEPDPAASHPLTPGSGVVIEVHAAGVSFPEVLQTRGEYQLKPPLPFVPGSEVAGVVRSAPDDAPVRAGDRVAALCLLGGFAETAVAPAHLTFALPDALDFAQGAGLVLNSHTAYFSLVTRGRLAPNETVLVHGAAGGVGTATLQVAKGLGATTIAVVSSDAKERVAREAGADEVVRADAGWKDRVKELVPGGVDLVIDPVGGDRFTDSLRCLGEGGRLVVVGFTGGSIPEVKVNRLLLNNTEVVGAGWGAYAMAKPEVNRQIGAEIQRLIEDGFVRPLVGERFPLDRAADALALIDGRGATGKVVLDVRG; encoded by the coding sequence ATGAAGGCGCTCCAGATCACCGAGCTCACCGGCCCCGCGACCGCGCTGCAGGCCGTCGAGCTGCCCGAGCCCGACCCGGCCGCGAGCCACCCCCTCACGCCCGGCAGCGGCGTGGTGATCGAGGTGCACGCCGCGGGCGTCTCCTTCCCCGAGGTGCTGCAGACGCGCGGCGAGTACCAGCTGAAGCCGCCGCTGCCGTTCGTGCCCGGCAGCGAGGTGGCCGGCGTGGTCCGCAGCGCGCCGGACGACGCGCCCGTGCGCGCCGGGGACCGCGTCGCGGCGCTGTGCCTGCTCGGCGGCTTCGCCGAGACCGCGGTCGCGCCGGCGCACCTGACCTTCGCGCTGCCGGACGCCCTCGACTTCGCGCAGGGCGCCGGGCTCGTCCTGAACTCCCACACGGCCTACTTCTCGCTCGTCACCCGCGGGCGCCTGGCGCCGAACGAGACGGTGCTCGTGCACGGGGCCGCCGGCGGGGTCGGCACCGCGACCCTGCAGGTGGCGAAGGGCCTGGGCGCGACGACGATCGCCGTCGTCTCGTCCGACGCGAAGGAGCGCGTCGCGCGCGAGGCCGGCGCCGACGAGGTCGTGCGCGCCGACGCCGGGTGGAAGGACCGCGTGAAGGAGCTCGTGCCCGGCGGCGTCGACCTGGTGATCGACCCCGTCGGCGGCGACCGGTTCACCGACAGCCTGCGCTGCCTGGGCGAGGGCGGGCGACTCGTCGTCGTCGGGTTCACGGGCGGGTCGATCCCCGAGGTGAAGGTCAACCGCCTGCTGCTGAACAACACCGAGGTCGTCGGCGCGGGCTGGGGCGCCTACGCGATGGCCAAGCCCGAGGTGAACCGACAGATCGGCGCCGAGATCCAGCGCCTGATCGAGGACGGCTTCGTGCGGCCGCTCGTCGGCGAGCGCTTCCCGCTGGACCGGGCCGCGGACGCGCTGGCCCTCATCGACGGCCGCGGGGCGACCGGCAAGGTCGTCCTGGACGTCCGCGGCTGA
- the def gene encoding peptide deformylase translates to MARTDITPEVLQRRREALTQVRQWGDPALKAVAKPVDEIDADLVGEARRLITIMDAALGAGLAATQVGILRRYFVYHEGDEVLGAATALVNPVVEWSSEETDVETEGCLSLEGVWVPVERPVAVRVRGLDLSSREHVIEASGPLARRLQHEIDHLDGVLMIDRTSKEQRKAALRALREGRPMEPPAEDFEVD, encoded by the coding sequence GTGGCCCGCACCGACATCACGCCCGAAGTCCTCCAGCGCCGTCGCGAGGCCCTGACGCAGGTCCGCCAGTGGGGCGACCCGGCGCTCAAGGCCGTCGCGAAGCCCGTCGACGAGATCGACGCGGACCTCGTCGGCGAGGCCCGGCGCCTGATCACGATCATGGACGCCGCGCTCGGCGCCGGCCTGGCGGCGACGCAGGTCGGCATCCTGCGCCGCTACTTCGTCTACCACGAGGGCGACGAGGTGCTCGGCGCCGCGACCGCCCTGGTCAACCCGGTCGTCGAGTGGTCGTCCGAGGAGACGGACGTCGAGACCGAGGGCTGCCTGTCCCTCGAGGGCGTCTGGGTGCCGGTCGAGCGGCCCGTCGCCGTCCGCGTCCGCGGCCTGGACCTGAGCTCCCGCGAGCACGTGATCGAGGCCAGCGGCCCCCTCGCCCGGCGGCTGCAGCACGAGATCGACCACCTCGACGGGGTGCTCATGATCGACCGGACGAGCAAGGAGCAGCGCAAGGCCGCGCTCCGCGCGCTGCGCGAGGGGCGGCCGATGGAGCCGCCGGCCGAGGACTTCGAGGTCGACTGA
- a CDS encoding aspartate-semialdehyde dehydrogenase: MSSDGYRIAVVGATGQVGGVLLDELGVPNDGTRVGAAAPTKDGGTPAGASLPIREIVPFASARSAGTQLRGMTVQELTEESIQGFDLAVFSAGGGTSREWAPKFARAGAVVVDNSSAWRMHDDVPLVVSEVNPEALDGHRGIVANPNCSTMQLMVALRPIQQAAGIERLVVSTYQAVSGTGKAAVDELLEESRAVLDGSEPPAPRSYAHRIAFNALPHAGSFVDDHTDEELKLVNETRKILGDDTIRVSATCVRVPVINGHSETCNVETRAPLEPDEARELLERAPGVEVRDDPQAGVYPMAIDADGRADVLVGRIRRDRGNDRALDLFVVGDNLRKGAATNTIQLAVVLHERGLVRPTPAEQVPAL; encoded by the coding sequence ATGAGCAGCGACGGGTATCGCATCGCGGTGGTGGGCGCCACCGGCCAGGTCGGCGGCGTCCTCCTCGACGAGCTCGGCGTGCCGAACGACGGCACCCGGGTCGGCGCGGCGGCGCCGACGAAGGACGGCGGCACGCCCGCCGGGGCGTCGCTGCCGATCCGCGAGATCGTGCCGTTCGCGTCGGCGCGCTCCGCCGGCACGCAGCTGCGCGGCATGACGGTCCAGGAGCTGACGGAGGAGAGCATCCAGGGCTTCGACCTGGCCGTCTTCTCCGCCGGCGGCGGCACGAGCCGCGAGTGGGCGCCGAAGTTCGCCCGGGCCGGCGCGGTCGTCGTCGACAATTCGTCGGCGTGGCGCATGCACGACGACGTGCCGCTCGTCGTCTCCGAGGTCAACCCCGAGGCCCTCGACGGCCACCGCGGCATCGTCGCCAACCCGAACTGCTCGACGATGCAGCTCATGGTGGCGCTGCGGCCGATCCAGCAGGCCGCCGGGATCGAGCGCCTGGTCGTCTCCACCTACCAGGCCGTCTCCGGCACCGGCAAGGCCGCGGTCGACGAGCTGCTGGAGGAGTCCCGGGCGGTCCTCGACGGCAGCGAGCCGCCGGCGCCGCGCTCGTACGCGCACCGCATCGCCTTCAACGCGCTGCCGCACGCCGGTTCGTTCGTCGACGACCACACGGACGAGGAGCTCAAGCTCGTCAACGAGACGCGCAAGATCCTCGGCGACGACACGATCCGCGTGTCCGCGACCTGCGTCCGCGTGCCGGTGATCAACGGGCACTCCGAGACCTGCAACGTCGAGACGCGCGCGCCGCTCGAGCCGGACGAGGCGCGCGAGCTGCTGGAGCGCGCCCCGGGCGTCGAGGTGCGCGACGACCCGCAGGCGGGCGTCTACCCGATGGCGATCGACGCGGACGGCCGCGCCGACGTGCTCGTCGGCCGCATCCGCCGGGACCGCGGCAACGACCGGGCGCTCGACCTGTTCGTCGTCGGCGACAACCTGCGCAAGGGCGCCGCGACGAACACGATCCAGCTGGCCGTCGTGCTGCACGAGCGCGGCCTGGTGCGGCCGACGCCCGCCGAGCAGGTCCCGGCGCTCTAG
- a CDS encoding SPW repeat protein yields the protein MRPIPVSLHATAEPFIAIVLIAFPWILGYDDNDAATIVSVAAGVVTLLVGGSTKWRQSLVKLIPLRTHAMLDVGVGVVLVVAPFVFGYTEETGAMAFHIVIGLGEIMVGVMTNWRTEDEVSRARPEAGISSRLR from the coding sequence ATGCGACCCATCCCCGTCTCCCTCCACGCCACGGCCGAGCCGTTCATCGCGATCGTGCTGATCGCCTTCCCCTGGATCCTCGGCTACGACGACAACGACGCGGCGACGATCGTCAGCGTGGCGGCCGGCGTCGTCACCCTGCTCGTCGGCGGCTCCACGAAGTGGCGCCAGTCGCTCGTCAAGCTGATCCCGCTCCGCACCCACGCCATGCTCGACGTCGGCGTCGGCGTCGTCCTCGTCGTCGCGCCGTTCGTGTTCGGCTACACCGAGGAGACCGGCGCGATGGCCTTCCACATCGTCATCGGCCTCGGCGAGATCATGGTCGGCGTCATGACGAACTGGCGCACCGAGGACGAGGTCTCCCGCGCCCGCCCCGAGGCCGGCATCTCCAGCCGCCTGCGCTGA
- a CDS encoding SMI1/KNR4 family protein encodes MQPDLSPEDAERLDTLLRAIEELDPDAELPGGASTEALDAAERGLGRPLPAQLREWYRTIGGGAVLAGGNLRTFAVVKERGVAGPYLATARNALRSREWFVPAEVIPFGFDGGGDVFGVWSPADPDPDAPARPLVVLIGAGDGAEDVPSCAVVGEDLYAFLTGWLAHYVYPAHEDVAEEVQDLLGLPLDLQGDPEEIARSVGAHLQATLRWASPSLPELTYDPDKGWPLSVDDVREIATAPW; translated from the coding sequence ATGCAGCCCGACCTGAGTCCCGAGGACGCCGAGCGCCTGGACACGCTCCTCCGCGCGATCGAGGAGCTCGACCCCGACGCCGAGCTGCCCGGCGGCGCGTCGACGGAGGCGCTCGACGCCGCCGAGCGCGGCCTCGGCCGTCCGCTCCCCGCCCAGCTGCGGGAGTGGTACCGCACGATCGGCGGCGGGGCCGTCCTGGCCGGGGGCAACCTGCGCACCTTCGCCGTCGTCAAGGAGCGCGGCGTCGCCGGCCCGTACCTGGCGACCGCCCGCAACGCCCTGCGCTCGCGCGAGTGGTTCGTCCCGGCCGAGGTCATCCCGTTCGGCTTCGACGGCGGCGGCGACGTCTTCGGCGTCTGGTCCCCGGCCGACCCCGACCCGGACGCCCCGGCCCGTCCGCTCGTCGTGCTGATCGGCGCGGGCGACGGGGCCGAGGACGTCCCCTCCTGCGCCGTGGTGGGGGAGGACCTCTACGCCTTCCTCACCGGCTGGCTGGCGCACTACGTCTATCCGGCCCACGAGGACGTGGCGGAGGAGGTGCAGGACCTGCTCGGTCTGCCCCTCGACCTGCAGGGCGACCCCGAGGAGATCGCCCGCAGCGTCGGCGCGCACCTGCAGGCCACCCTCCGCTGGGCCAGCCCGTCGCTGCCCGAGCTGACGTACGACCCGGACAAGGGCTGGCCGCTCAGCGTCGACGACGTGCGCGAGATCGCCACCGCGCCCTGGTGA
- a CDS encoding aspartate kinase, producing MSTPTIPSVNGTATDTVVMKFGGTSVADAGRIKRAAARIVKKREAGQRVVVVLSARGKETDRLIADALEISDRPAPREMDMLLSTGERVSCALAAMAINDLGHQAISLTGSQAGIVTDTSHTKARILDVRADRILEALDQDRIVLVAGFQGVSTAKDVTTLGRGGSDTTAVALAAAVGADVCEIYTDVPGVFSADPRVEPHAKKLDVVSFEEMLEMSSSGAGVLQLRSVEYARTHGVRIHCRSSFDDVPGTWVVSEAEAEAANAPRTADNTKENKVENPLITAVTHSTVEARITLAGVPDTPGAAGQIATALADKGVNVDMIIQNEPPQDGARADMSFTVPRDDVRAAEEALAPVVSDLGIRELRTEPEMGKVSIVGAGMKTHPGVAAQVFTVLGEHGINIEMISTSPIRISCVVPGAQVPEAVRALHGAFGLSGEDTIRPEQPFGEFS from the coding sequence ATGAGCACCCCCACGATCCCGAGCGTCAACGGCACGGCCACCGACACGGTCGTCATGAAGTTCGGCGGCACCTCGGTCGCCGACGCCGGGCGCATCAAGCGCGCGGCCGCCCGGATCGTGAAGAAGCGCGAGGCCGGCCAGCGCGTCGTCGTCGTGCTGTCGGCCCGCGGCAAGGAGACGGACCGCCTGATCGCGGACGCCCTCGAGATCTCCGACCGGCCCGCCCCGCGCGAGATGGACATGCTCCTCTCGACCGGCGAGCGCGTCTCCTGCGCCCTCGCGGCGATGGCGATCAACGACCTGGGCCACCAGGCGATCTCGCTCACCGGCTCGCAGGCCGGCATCGTCACCGACACGTCGCACACGAAGGCGCGGATCCTCGACGTCCGCGCCGACCGCATCCTCGAGGCGCTCGACCAGGACCGCATCGTCCTCGTCGCCGGCTTCCAGGGCGTCTCGACGGCGAAGGACGTCACGACGCTCGGCCGCGGCGGCTCCGACACGACCGCCGTCGCCCTGGCCGCCGCCGTCGGCGCCGACGTCTGCGAGATCTACACCGACGTGCCCGGCGTCTTCAGCGCCGACCCGCGCGTGGAGCCGCACGCGAAGAAGCTCGACGTCGTCTCGTTCGAGGAGATGCTCGAGATGTCGTCCTCCGGCGCCGGCGTGCTGCAGCTGCGCTCCGTCGAGTACGCCCGCACGCACGGGGTGCGCATCCACTGCCGCTCGAGCTTCGACGACGTGCCCGGCACCTGGGTCGTCTCCGAGGCCGAGGCCGAGGCCGCCAACGCCCCGCGCACCGCCGACAACACGAAGGAGAACAAGGTGGAGAACCCGCTCATCACCGCCGTGACGCACTCGACGGTCGAGGCGCGGATCACCCTGGCGGGCGTCCCGGACACCCCCGGCGCCGCCGGGCAGATCGCGACCGCGCTCGCCGACAAGGGCGTCAACGTCGACATGATCATCCAGAACGAGCCGCCGCAGGACGGCGCGCGGGCGGACATGTCGTTCACGGTCCCGCGCGACGACGTCCGCGCGGCCGAGGAGGCGCTCGCGCCCGTCGTCAGCGACCTCGGCATCCGCGAGCTGCGGACCGAGCCCGAGATGGGCAAGGTCTCCATCGTCGGCGCCGGCATGAAGACGCACCCCGGCGTCGCGGCGCAGGTCTTCACCGTCCTCGGCGAGCACGGCATCAACATCGAGATGATCTCGACGTCGCCGATCCGCATCTCGTGCGTGGTCCCGGGCGCCCAGGTGCCCGAGGCGGTCCGCGCGCTGCACGGCGCGTTCGGCCTGTCGGGGGAGGACACGATCCGCCCCGAGCAGCCGTTCGGCGAGTTCTCCTGA
- a CDS encoding LLM class flavin-dependent oxidoreductase translates to MSTSSDPPVPRGTAHRKRLGFLSFGHWQAAPGSRTPTAADSLQQTVELAVAAEELGVDGAYVRVHHFARQIAAPFPLLAAMAARTSRIELGTGVIDMRYENPLYMAEEAATADLLSRGRLQLGVSRGSPEPAYRGSEAFGYVPPEGATAADVARAKTSLFRQAIAGAGVVRADVGGAPSEATLAIQPRSPGLEDRIWWGSGSSDTAVWAGREGMNLMSSTLLLEETGVPFDELQASQIHAFREAWDAAGWKREPRVSVSRSVIPILDDTDRRLFGRDGGADQVGHLDGALSRFGRTYTGEPDVIAAELARDRAVREADTILLTVPNQLGVEHNARLLEAVVRHVAPAIGWSPATATA, encoded by the coding sequence ATGTCGACCTCCTCCGACCCGCCCGTGCCGCGCGGCACCGCCCACCGCAAGCGCCTGGGCTTCCTCTCCTTCGGCCACTGGCAGGCGGCGCCGGGGTCGCGCACCCCCACCGCCGCGGACAGCCTGCAGCAGACCGTCGAGCTGGCCGTCGCGGCCGAGGAGCTCGGCGTCGACGGCGCGTACGTGCGCGTGCACCACTTCGCGCGACAGATCGCCGCGCCGTTCCCGCTGCTCGCCGCGATGGCGGCCCGCACGAGCCGCATCGAGCTCGGCACCGGCGTCATCGACATGCGCTACGAGAACCCGCTGTACATGGCGGAGGAGGCCGCCACGGCCGACCTGCTCTCGCGCGGGCGGCTGCAGCTCGGCGTCAGCCGGGGGTCGCCGGAGCCCGCGTACCGCGGCAGCGAGGCGTTCGGCTACGTGCCGCCCGAGGGCGCGACCGCCGCGGACGTGGCGCGCGCGAAGACGTCCCTGTTCCGGCAGGCGATCGCGGGCGCCGGCGTCGTCCGCGCCGACGTGGGCGGCGCGCCGTCCGAGGCGACGCTGGCGATCCAGCCGCGCTCGCCGGGGCTGGAGGACCGCATCTGGTGGGGCTCGGGCTCCAGCGACACGGCCGTCTGGGCCGGCCGCGAGGGGATGAACCTGATGAGCTCGACGCTGCTGCTCGAGGAGACCGGCGTGCCGTTCGACGAGCTGCAGGCGTCGCAGATCCACGCGTTCCGCGAGGCGTGGGACGCCGCGGGCTGGAAGCGCGAGCCGCGCGTCTCCGTCTCGCGCAGCGTCATCCCGATCCTCGACGACACCGACCGCCGGCTCTTCGGCCGCGACGGCGGGGCGGACCAGGTCGGGCATCTGGACGGGGCGCTCTCGCGCTTCGGCCGCACCTACACGGGCGAGCCCGACGTCATCGCGGCCGAGCTGGCCCGCGACCGCGCGGTGCGCGAGGCGGACACGATCCTGCTGACGGTGCCGAACCAGCTCGGCGTGGAGCACAACGCGCGGCTGCTCGAGGCGGTCGTGCGGCACGTGGCGCCGGCGATCGGCTGGTCGCCCGCGACGGCGACGGCGTGA
- a CDS encoding recombination mediator RecR, whose product MQPAPIERLTAAFSRLPGIGPRTAQRLTYHVLSRPDDEARALAAALIEVKERIGACRICFNLAEGDRCVICEDARRDPTVICVVEGPADVLPVERTHEFRGRYHVLGGALSPVDGVGPGDLHLDELYRRVLEGDPDDPVAPLPGAPGGSPVREVVVATNPTTSGEATALHVAHELRQRAPDVTVTRLASGLPVGADLEHADEVTLGRAFAGRRAL is encoded by the coding sequence TTGCAGCCGGCCCCGATCGAGCGCCTGACGGCCGCGTTCTCGCGGCTGCCGGGCATCGGCCCGCGCACCGCGCAGCGGCTGACGTACCACGTGCTCTCGCGCCCCGACGACGAGGCGCGGGCGCTCGCGGCCGCCCTGATCGAGGTGAAGGAGCGGATCGGGGCCTGCCGGATCTGCTTCAACCTCGCCGAGGGCGACCGCTGCGTGATCTGCGAGGACGCGCGCCGCGACCCGACGGTGATCTGCGTCGTGGAGGGCCCGGCGGACGTGCTGCCCGTCGAGCGCACCCACGAGTTCCGCGGGCGCTACCACGTGCTCGGCGGGGCGCTCTCCCCCGTCGACGGGGTCGGGCCGGGCGACCTGCACCTGGACGAGCTGTACCGGCGCGTCCTGGAGGGCGATCCGGACGACCCGGTGGCCCCGCTGCCGGGCGCCCCGGGGGGCAGTCCGGTGCGCGAGGTCGTCGTGGCGACGAACCCCACGACGTCGGGCGAGGCGACCGCGCTGCACGTCGCCCACGAGCTGCGTCAGCGCGCGCCGGACGTCACCGTCACCCGCCTGGCGTCCGGCCTGCCGGTCGGCGCCGACCTGGAGCACGCGGACGAGGTCACCCTCGGCCGGGCGTTCGCCGGCCGCCGGGCGCTCTGA
- a CDS encoding YbaB/EbfC family nucleoid-associated protein: MRQPNVQQMMKQVQKMQQTMAAEQEKLKDEELEVTAGGGMVTVKITGALEVRSVTIDPEAIDPEDAELLQDTVTAAVNQAIRESQELAEKRLGGLTGGMDLGALGLGGMGL; the protein is encoded by the coding sequence ATGCGCCAGCCGAACGTGCAGCAGATGATGAAGCAGGTCCAGAAGATGCAGCAGACGATGGCTGCGGAGCAGGAGAAGCTGAAGGACGAGGAGCTCGAGGTCACCGCCGGCGGCGGCATGGTCACCGTGAAGATCACGGGCGCGCTCGAGGTCCGCTCCGTGACCATCGACCCCGAGGCGATCGACCCCGAGGACGCGGAGCTGCTGCAGGACACCGTCACCGCGGCCGTCAACCAGGCGATCCGCGAGTCGCAGGAGCTGGCCGAGAAGCGCCTGGGCGGCCTGACCGGCGGCATGGACCTCGGCGCCCTCGGCCTGGGCGGGATGGGCCTCTAG